A window from Drosophila subobscura isolate 14011-0131.10 chromosome O, UCBerk_Dsub_1.0, whole genome shotgun sequence encodes these proteins:
- the LOC117898617 gene encoding protein unc-13 homolog 4B isoform X1 — MHNTKRKLKMLQDGDDGFFEKFGSLLRQKSQLNENILKTPLSTSKEDIQTEEIDLIIETPNHAEYPSIDTFEEESDLQSDTNDINDAVFDSGTVMNVEDLYEEILFEIYNNIGCENNEGRIESLVGFVQDAFKIPNSTHLEICDVARRKEPPNVRLNIEIIKAENLLSKDSNGLSDPFVTLYLESKNSHRYNSSVKPATLNPIWEEHFSLPIAENPREEVLIVEVWDFDAAETVKEKVNKIMDVKGVKGLSKLMKEIAVTASSGKHDNELIGRAAITLKSIPVCGLTVWYNLEKGNKARSRGSILVNLTLSAEKNKSVAVQEHKNLLKLLLMYELETSQVAYFWWSGKFNSNAEIIRSQHAVQSGLTPVDCAISQWHAYSIIHETHKLNFSLFNSILDILTPVISYMQKDSEDLATYWDGVRRILPSCFAVIRKIRYKNVSDLNVTRAVSEVLDILGKVKVFEVPVTVDLFPTSVYGWIHRDNANKICNIDSAIIDAINTGTKEWLEHIVEGSKYSSDNETDEEKLQYIIKLIQMIRSDLQRAMEYFDKLFYHKIQLNYSAILYLLYDSKLTDICKSIVKDVCNNIKRLDVPDDQFEYLPKIDNLNMGTTLFELYLVLKRYVQLGESLCTDELEMSGFYQWFETGVTHWLDISIIKALNRIQKAIDLDQLVAVDETVKYSSSAVDTLSIFYQIKIFWQQLDWPEVEGSYTFIAKIVNDLCRCCIFYAQRMSQRVEKLTKLGDNNKMFILSEEWCLAINNMDYIRQSLPSFIKELGIDNVIQKLGEYRTNLEADRCSSTIHAVIENALDTERNQIVELIEIVAHKMAPPMKLYLAEGAEVLHKDSNSMDQLMMYLESSLDTLYNTLNEVNFGRILESIWSELSIILYDLIQSNLDKRRPPAYFKNLKETLQTMIYCFKMGNVETDVDILSTIKIRLDAYALETADLIHQYYMERLEYQKNQPLSPFGQLTIRAEFTDSSLLLTILNARNLLPMDSNGLVDSFTKASFMPTIRFNGVSPVKTTVHHKNCFPLYDQEFCIILNEQQMAAGDSLILFSVKDKDLFGMSSQYIGECYISFTDLRESEGEQIIMNLSRPEYTDSDTLRALEFRQGDKQAKDFIKKLKNKSYS, encoded by the exons atgcacaACACGAAGCGAAAACTGAAAAT GTTACAGGATGGAGACGATgggttttttgaaaaattcgGCTCGCTTTTACGACAGAAATCTCAgttaaatgaaaacattttaaaaacaCCATTGTCGACTTCAAAAGAGGATATTCAAACAGAAGAAATCGATTTGATTATAGAGACACCTAATCATGCGGAATATCCCAGTATTGACACATTTGAGGAGGAAAGTGATTTACAAAGTGATACAAATGATATTAATGATGCAGTTTTTGATTCTGGAACTGTAATGAAT GTTGAAGATCTGTACGAGGAAATTCTATTtgaaatttataataatattgGATGCGAAAATAACGAAGGACGCATAGAAAGTCTAGTTGGATTTGTACAAGATGCCTTTAAAATACCGAACTCGACGCATTTGGAAATTTGCGATGTCGCCAGGCGgaaagagccaccaaatgttagACTTAACATTGAGATTATAAAGGCCGAGAATTTGCTGTCAAAGGATTCAAACGGCTTATCTGATCCGTTTGTTACATTGTACTTGGAATCGAAGAACTCACATCGCTACAACTCATCTGTTAAGCCCGCAACACTAAATCCAATATGGGAGGAGCACTTTTCATT acCAATAGCTGAAAATCCCCGTGAAGAAGTCTTAATAGTCGAAGTTTG ggACTTTGATGCTGCAGAAACGGTTAAGgaaaaagttaacaaaataATGGATGTGAAAGGTGTAAAAGGGCTTAGTAAATTAATGAAAGAAATAGCTGTTACCGCATCTTCAGGAAAACATGATAACGAGTTAATAGGACGAGCTGCAATTACACTCAAG tcTATTCCAGTTTGCGGACTAACAGTGTGGTATAATCtagaaaaaggaaacaaagcTCGAAGTCGAGGATCAATTTTGGTAAATCTCACCCTAAGCGCTGAAAAGAACAAAAGCGTGGCCGTGCAGGAGCATAAAAATTTACTAAAGCTTTTATTGATGTATGAGCTGGAAACCTCGCAAGTGGCGTATTTTTGGTGGAGTGGAAAATTTAACTCAAACGCTGAAATTATCCGATCCCAGCATGCCGTTCAAAGTGGATTGACTCCTGTTGATTGCGCCATTAGCCAATGGCACGCATATAGTATAATACATGAAACTCACAAACTGAATTTTTCACTATTTAATTCTATACTGGACATATTGACTCCAGTAATTAGCTATATGCAGAAGGATTCGGAAGATCTTGCTACATATTGGGATGGAGTAAGGCGTATACTTCCCTCTTGTTTTGCGGTGATACGAAAGATACGATATAAAAACGTCAGTGATCTGAACGTAACAAGAGCTGTAAGCGAGGTTCTAGATATTTtgggaaaagtaaaagtttttgaAGTTCCGGTGACAGTAGATCTTTTTCCAACGTCTGTGTATGGTTGGATTCATAGAGACAATGCTAATAAGATATGCAATATTGATTCTGCCATTATAGATGCCATTAATACCGGCACGAAAGAATGGCTGGAACATATTGTAGAGGGTAGCAAGTACTCATCAGATAATGAAACTGATGAAGAAAAACTGCAGTATATCATTAAACTTATTCAAATGATACGGTCTGACCTTCAGCGTGCAATGGAATATTTCGATAAACTTTTTTACCA caaaattcaattaaactaTTCCGCCATTCTTTATTTGTTATACGACTCAAAGCTAACTGATATCTGTAAATCAATTGTCAAAGACGTATGCAATAACATTAAAAGATTGGATGTGCCAGACGATCAATTCGAATATTTGCCGAAAATCGATAATTTGAATATGGGAACAACATTGTTTGAACTTTATTTGGTGCTCAAGCGATACGTCCAACTAG GAGAATCACTGTGTACCGACGAATTGGAAATGAGTGGATTTTATCAATGGTTTGAGACAGGTGTGACACACTGGCTAGACATTTCAATAATAAAGGCCCTCAATCGCATCCAGAAAGCAATAGATCTGGATCAGCTGGTTGCGGTTGACGAAACCGTAAAATACAGCTCTTCTGCCGTGGATActctttcaattttttatcaaattaaaatattttggcagCAACTTGATTGGCCAGAAGTTGAGGGCTCCTATACATTTATAGcgaaaattgtaaat GATCTATGTCGATGCTGCATTTTCTACGCTCAAAGAATGTCACAAAGAGTCGAAAAGTTAACTAAACTCGGGGATAATAACAAGATGTTCA TTCTGTCAGAAGAGTGGTGCCTAGCTATTAACAATATGGATTACATCCGTCAGAGCTTACCATCTTTCATAAAG GAACTTGGCATCGACAATGTCATCCAAAAACTGGGAGAATATCGCACAAATTTAGAGGCGGACAGATGCTCATCTACTATTCATGCTGTTATTGAAAATGCTTTAGACACCGAACGCAATCAAATTGTTGAGCtcattgaaattgttgcccATAAAATGGCACCCCCAATGAAACTCTATTTGGCCGAAGGTGCGGAAGTCCTTCATAAGGACTCAAATTCAATGGACCAGCTGATGATGTACTTAGAAAGTTCATTGGATACTCTCTACAACACACTTAACGAGGTTAACTTTGGAAGAATACTGGAGAGCATTTGGTCAGAGCTATCAATAATACTGTATGACCTAATTCAATCAAATCTTGAT aaaCGACGGCCACCAgcatatttcaaaaatttaaaGGAAACTCTTCAGACAAtgatttattgttttaaaatgGGTAACGTTGAAACGGACGTAGACATTTTGTCCACAATTAAAATTAGGTTGGACGCGTATGCCCTTGAAACGGCAGATCTTATTCATCAATATTATATGGAGCGATTGGAATATCAAAAAAATCAACCTTTATCACCCTTTGGTCAACTTACCATTAGGGCTGAGTTTACAGATTCAAGTTTATTA cTTACCATTTTAAATGCGCGCAATTTGCTTCCAATGGACTCAAATGGCTTGGTCGATTCATTTACTAAAGCTAGTTTCATGCCCACAATTCGATTCAATGGTGTATCACCAGTTAAGACTACTGTTCaccataaaaattgttttccactGTACGATCAGGAATTTTGTAT aATTTTGAATGAGCAGCAGATGGCCGCAGGAGATAGCTTGATTTTGTTCAGTGTAAAAGATAAGGATCTATTTGGCATGTCAAGTCAGTACATAGGAGAATGCTATATATCATTCACAGATCTCAGGGAATCTGAAGGAGAACAAATAATTATGAACTTGTCTCGCCCGGAGTATACAG attCCGATACACTACGTGCTCTGGAATTTAGACAAGGCGATAAACAGGCTAAGGACTTcataaaaaaattgaaaaacaaatcGTATTCCTAA
- the LOC117898617 gene encoding protein unc-13 homolog 4B isoform X3, protein MDEEQMWKGFFVKLHELKMNPPTEHEHQLQDGDDGFFEKFGSLLRQKSQLNENILKTPLSTSKEDIQTEEIDLIIETPNHAEYPSIDTFEEESDLQSDTNDINDAVFDSGTVMNVEDLYEEILFEIYNNIGCENNEGRIESLVGFVQDAFKIPNSTHLEICDVARRKEPPNVRLNIEIIKAENLLSKDSNGLSDPFVTLYLESKNSHRYNSSVKPATLNPIWEEHFSLPIAENPREEVLIVEVWDFDAAETVKEKVNKIMDVKGVKGLSKLMKEIAVTASSGKHDNELIGRAAITLKSIPVCGLTVWYNLEKGNKARSRGSILVNLTLSAEKNKSVAVQEHKNLLKLLLMYELETSQVAYFWWSGKFNSNAEIIRSQHAVQSGLTPVDCAISQWHAYSIIHETHKLNFSLFNSILDILTPVISYMQKDSEDLATYWDGVRRILPSCFAVIRKIRYKNVSDLNVTRAVSEVLDILGKVKVFEVPVTVDLFPTSVYGWIHRDNANKICNIDSAIIDAINTGTKEWLEHIVEGSKYSSDNETDEEKLQYIIKLIQMIRSDLQRAMEYFDKLFYHKIQLNYSAILYLLYDSKLTDICKSIVKDVCNNIKRLDVPDDQFEYLPKIDNLNMGTTLFELYLVLKRYVQLGESLCTDELEMSGFYQWFETGVTHWLDISIIKALNRIQKAIDLDQLVAVDETVKYSSSAVDTLSIFYQIKIFWQQLDWPEVEGSYTFIAKIVNDLCRCCIFYAQRMSQRVEKLTKLGDNNKMFILSEEWCLAINNMDYIRQSLPSFIKELGIDNVIQKLGEYRTNLEADRCSSTIHAVIENALDTERNQIVELIEIVAHKMAPPMKLYLAEGAEVLHKDSNSMDQLMMYLESSLDTLYNTLNEVNFGRILESIWSELSIILYDLIQSNLDKRRPPAYFKNLKETLQTMIYCFKMGNVETDVDILSTIKIRLDAYALETADLIHQYYMERLEYQKNQPLSPFGQLTIRAEFTDSSLLLTILNARNLLPMDSNGLVDSFTKASFMPTIRFNGVSPVKTTVHHKNCFPLYDQEFCIILNEQQMAAGDSLILFSVKDKDLFGMSSQYIGECYISFTDLRESEGEQIIMNLSRPEYTDSDTLRALEFRQGDKQAKDFIKKLKNKSYS, encoded by the exons ATGGACGAGGAACAAATGTGGAAAGGTTTTTTCGTTAAATTGCACGAGCTCAAAATGAACCCACCAACAGAGCACGAGCATCA GTTACAGGATGGAGACGATgggttttttgaaaaattcgGCTCGCTTTTACGACAGAAATCTCAgttaaatgaaaacattttaaaaacaCCATTGTCGACTTCAAAAGAGGATATTCAAACAGAAGAAATCGATTTGATTATAGAGACACCTAATCATGCGGAATATCCCAGTATTGACACATTTGAGGAGGAAAGTGATTTACAAAGTGATACAAATGATATTAATGATGCAGTTTTTGATTCTGGAACTGTAATGAAT GTTGAAGATCTGTACGAGGAAATTCTATTtgaaatttataataatattgGATGCGAAAATAACGAAGGACGCATAGAAAGTCTAGTTGGATTTGTACAAGATGCCTTTAAAATACCGAACTCGACGCATTTGGAAATTTGCGATGTCGCCAGGCGgaaagagccaccaaatgttagACTTAACATTGAGATTATAAAGGCCGAGAATTTGCTGTCAAAGGATTCAAACGGCTTATCTGATCCGTTTGTTACATTGTACTTGGAATCGAAGAACTCACATCGCTACAACTCATCTGTTAAGCCCGCAACACTAAATCCAATATGGGAGGAGCACTTTTCATT acCAATAGCTGAAAATCCCCGTGAAGAAGTCTTAATAGTCGAAGTTTG ggACTTTGATGCTGCAGAAACGGTTAAGgaaaaagttaacaaaataATGGATGTGAAAGGTGTAAAAGGGCTTAGTAAATTAATGAAAGAAATAGCTGTTACCGCATCTTCAGGAAAACATGATAACGAGTTAATAGGACGAGCTGCAATTACACTCAAG tcTATTCCAGTTTGCGGACTAACAGTGTGGTATAATCtagaaaaaggaaacaaagcTCGAAGTCGAGGATCAATTTTGGTAAATCTCACCCTAAGCGCTGAAAAGAACAAAAGCGTGGCCGTGCAGGAGCATAAAAATTTACTAAAGCTTTTATTGATGTATGAGCTGGAAACCTCGCAAGTGGCGTATTTTTGGTGGAGTGGAAAATTTAACTCAAACGCTGAAATTATCCGATCCCAGCATGCCGTTCAAAGTGGATTGACTCCTGTTGATTGCGCCATTAGCCAATGGCACGCATATAGTATAATACATGAAACTCACAAACTGAATTTTTCACTATTTAATTCTATACTGGACATATTGACTCCAGTAATTAGCTATATGCAGAAGGATTCGGAAGATCTTGCTACATATTGGGATGGAGTAAGGCGTATACTTCCCTCTTGTTTTGCGGTGATACGAAAGATACGATATAAAAACGTCAGTGATCTGAACGTAACAAGAGCTGTAAGCGAGGTTCTAGATATTTtgggaaaagtaaaagtttttgaAGTTCCGGTGACAGTAGATCTTTTTCCAACGTCTGTGTATGGTTGGATTCATAGAGACAATGCTAATAAGATATGCAATATTGATTCTGCCATTATAGATGCCATTAATACCGGCACGAAAGAATGGCTGGAACATATTGTAGAGGGTAGCAAGTACTCATCAGATAATGAAACTGATGAAGAAAAACTGCAGTATATCATTAAACTTATTCAAATGATACGGTCTGACCTTCAGCGTGCAATGGAATATTTCGATAAACTTTTTTACCA caaaattcaattaaactaTTCCGCCATTCTTTATTTGTTATACGACTCAAAGCTAACTGATATCTGTAAATCAATTGTCAAAGACGTATGCAATAACATTAAAAGATTGGATGTGCCAGACGATCAATTCGAATATTTGCCGAAAATCGATAATTTGAATATGGGAACAACATTGTTTGAACTTTATTTGGTGCTCAAGCGATACGTCCAACTAG GAGAATCACTGTGTACCGACGAATTGGAAATGAGTGGATTTTATCAATGGTTTGAGACAGGTGTGACACACTGGCTAGACATTTCAATAATAAAGGCCCTCAATCGCATCCAGAAAGCAATAGATCTGGATCAGCTGGTTGCGGTTGACGAAACCGTAAAATACAGCTCTTCTGCCGTGGATActctttcaattttttatcaaattaaaatattttggcagCAACTTGATTGGCCAGAAGTTGAGGGCTCCTATACATTTATAGcgaaaattgtaaat GATCTATGTCGATGCTGCATTTTCTACGCTCAAAGAATGTCACAAAGAGTCGAAAAGTTAACTAAACTCGGGGATAATAACAAGATGTTCA TTCTGTCAGAAGAGTGGTGCCTAGCTATTAACAATATGGATTACATCCGTCAGAGCTTACCATCTTTCATAAAG GAACTTGGCATCGACAATGTCATCCAAAAACTGGGAGAATATCGCACAAATTTAGAGGCGGACAGATGCTCATCTACTATTCATGCTGTTATTGAAAATGCTTTAGACACCGAACGCAATCAAATTGTTGAGCtcattgaaattgttgcccATAAAATGGCACCCCCAATGAAACTCTATTTGGCCGAAGGTGCGGAAGTCCTTCATAAGGACTCAAATTCAATGGACCAGCTGATGATGTACTTAGAAAGTTCATTGGATACTCTCTACAACACACTTAACGAGGTTAACTTTGGAAGAATACTGGAGAGCATTTGGTCAGAGCTATCAATAATACTGTATGACCTAATTCAATCAAATCTTGAT aaaCGACGGCCACCAgcatatttcaaaaatttaaaGGAAACTCTTCAGACAAtgatttattgttttaaaatgGGTAACGTTGAAACGGACGTAGACATTTTGTCCACAATTAAAATTAGGTTGGACGCGTATGCCCTTGAAACGGCAGATCTTATTCATCAATATTATATGGAGCGATTGGAATATCAAAAAAATCAACCTTTATCACCCTTTGGTCAACTTACCATTAGGGCTGAGTTTACAGATTCAAGTTTATTA cTTACCATTTTAAATGCGCGCAATTTGCTTCCAATGGACTCAAATGGCTTGGTCGATTCATTTACTAAAGCTAGTTTCATGCCCACAATTCGATTCAATGGTGTATCACCAGTTAAGACTACTGTTCaccataaaaattgttttccactGTACGATCAGGAATTTTGTAT aATTTTGAATGAGCAGCAGATGGCCGCAGGAGATAGCTTGATTTTGTTCAGTGTAAAAGATAAGGATCTATTTGGCATGTCAAGTCAGTACATAGGAGAATGCTATATATCATTCACAGATCTCAGGGAATCTGAAGGAGAACAAATAATTATGAACTTGTCTCGCCCGGAGTATACAG attCCGATACACTACGTGCTCTGGAATTTAGACAAGGCGATAAACAGGCTAAGGACTTcataaaaaaattgaaaaacaaatcGTATTCCTAA
- the LOC117898617 gene encoding protein unc-13 homolog 4B isoform X2, with protein MHNTKRKLKMLQDGDDGFFEKFGSLLRQKSQLNENILKTPLSTSKEDIQTEEIDLIIETPNHAEYPSIDTFEEESDLQSDTNDINDAVFDSGTVMNVEDLYEEILFEIYNNIGCENNEGRIESLVGFVQDAFKIPNSTHLEICDVARRKEPPNVRLNIEIIKAENLLSKDSNGLSDPFVTLYLESKNSHRYNSSVKPATLNPIWEEHFSLDFDAAETVKEKVNKIMDVKGVKGLSKLMKEIAVTASSGKHDNELIGRAAITLKSIPVCGLTVWYNLEKGNKARSRGSILVNLTLSAEKNKSVAVQEHKNLLKLLLMYELETSQVAYFWWSGKFNSNAEIIRSQHAVQSGLTPVDCAISQWHAYSIIHETHKLNFSLFNSILDILTPVISYMQKDSEDLATYWDGVRRILPSCFAVIRKIRYKNVSDLNVTRAVSEVLDILGKVKVFEVPVTVDLFPTSVYGWIHRDNANKICNIDSAIIDAINTGTKEWLEHIVEGSKYSSDNETDEEKLQYIIKLIQMIRSDLQRAMEYFDKLFYHKIQLNYSAILYLLYDSKLTDICKSIVKDVCNNIKRLDVPDDQFEYLPKIDNLNMGTTLFELYLVLKRYVQLGESLCTDELEMSGFYQWFETGVTHWLDISIIKALNRIQKAIDLDQLVAVDETVKYSSSAVDTLSIFYQIKIFWQQLDWPEVEGSYTFIAKIVNDLCRCCIFYAQRMSQRVEKLTKLGDNNKMFILSEEWCLAINNMDYIRQSLPSFIKELGIDNVIQKLGEYRTNLEADRCSSTIHAVIENALDTERNQIVELIEIVAHKMAPPMKLYLAEGAEVLHKDSNSMDQLMMYLESSLDTLYNTLNEVNFGRILESIWSELSIILYDLIQSNLDKRRPPAYFKNLKETLQTMIYCFKMGNVETDVDILSTIKIRLDAYALETADLIHQYYMERLEYQKNQPLSPFGQLTIRAEFTDSSLLLTILNARNLLPMDSNGLVDSFTKASFMPTIRFNGVSPVKTTVHHKNCFPLYDQEFCIILNEQQMAAGDSLILFSVKDKDLFGMSSQYIGECYISFTDLRESEGEQIIMNLSRPEYTDSDTLRALEFRQGDKQAKDFIKKLKNKSYS; from the exons atgcacaACACGAAGCGAAAACTGAAAAT GTTACAGGATGGAGACGATgggttttttgaaaaattcgGCTCGCTTTTACGACAGAAATCTCAgttaaatgaaaacattttaaaaacaCCATTGTCGACTTCAAAAGAGGATATTCAAACAGAAGAAATCGATTTGATTATAGAGACACCTAATCATGCGGAATATCCCAGTATTGACACATTTGAGGAGGAAAGTGATTTACAAAGTGATACAAATGATATTAATGATGCAGTTTTTGATTCTGGAACTGTAATGAAT GTTGAAGATCTGTACGAGGAAATTCTATTtgaaatttataataatattgGATGCGAAAATAACGAAGGACGCATAGAAAGTCTAGTTGGATTTGTACAAGATGCCTTTAAAATACCGAACTCGACGCATTTGGAAATTTGCGATGTCGCCAGGCGgaaagagccaccaaatgttagACTTAACATTGAGATTATAAAGGCCGAGAATTTGCTGTCAAAGGATTCAAACGGCTTATCTGATCCGTTTGTTACATTGTACTTGGAATCGAAGAACTCACATCGCTACAACTCATCTGTTAAGCCCGCAACACTAAATCCAATATGGGAGGAGCACTTTTCATT ggACTTTGATGCTGCAGAAACGGTTAAGgaaaaagttaacaaaataATGGATGTGAAAGGTGTAAAAGGGCTTAGTAAATTAATGAAAGAAATAGCTGTTACCGCATCTTCAGGAAAACATGATAACGAGTTAATAGGACGAGCTGCAATTACACTCAAG tcTATTCCAGTTTGCGGACTAACAGTGTGGTATAATCtagaaaaaggaaacaaagcTCGAAGTCGAGGATCAATTTTGGTAAATCTCACCCTAAGCGCTGAAAAGAACAAAAGCGTGGCCGTGCAGGAGCATAAAAATTTACTAAAGCTTTTATTGATGTATGAGCTGGAAACCTCGCAAGTGGCGTATTTTTGGTGGAGTGGAAAATTTAACTCAAACGCTGAAATTATCCGATCCCAGCATGCCGTTCAAAGTGGATTGACTCCTGTTGATTGCGCCATTAGCCAATGGCACGCATATAGTATAATACATGAAACTCACAAACTGAATTTTTCACTATTTAATTCTATACTGGACATATTGACTCCAGTAATTAGCTATATGCAGAAGGATTCGGAAGATCTTGCTACATATTGGGATGGAGTAAGGCGTATACTTCCCTCTTGTTTTGCGGTGATACGAAAGATACGATATAAAAACGTCAGTGATCTGAACGTAACAAGAGCTGTAAGCGAGGTTCTAGATATTTtgggaaaagtaaaagtttttgaAGTTCCGGTGACAGTAGATCTTTTTCCAACGTCTGTGTATGGTTGGATTCATAGAGACAATGCTAATAAGATATGCAATATTGATTCTGCCATTATAGATGCCATTAATACCGGCACGAAAGAATGGCTGGAACATATTGTAGAGGGTAGCAAGTACTCATCAGATAATGAAACTGATGAAGAAAAACTGCAGTATATCATTAAACTTATTCAAATGATACGGTCTGACCTTCAGCGTGCAATGGAATATTTCGATAAACTTTTTTACCA caaaattcaattaaactaTTCCGCCATTCTTTATTTGTTATACGACTCAAAGCTAACTGATATCTGTAAATCAATTGTCAAAGACGTATGCAATAACATTAAAAGATTGGATGTGCCAGACGATCAATTCGAATATTTGCCGAAAATCGATAATTTGAATATGGGAACAACATTGTTTGAACTTTATTTGGTGCTCAAGCGATACGTCCAACTAG GAGAATCACTGTGTACCGACGAATTGGAAATGAGTGGATTTTATCAATGGTTTGAGACAGGTGTGACACACTGGCTAGACATTTCAATAATAAAGGCCCTCAATCGCATCCAGAAAGCAATAGATCTGGATCAGCTGGTTGCGGTTGACGAAACCGTAAAATACAGCTCTTCTGCCGTGGATActctttcaattttttatcaaattaaaatattttggcagCAACTTGATTGGCCAGAAGTTGAGGGCTCCTATACATTTATAGcgaaaattgtaaat GATCTATGTCGATGCTGCATTTTCTACGCTCAAAGAATGTCACAAAGAGTCGAAAAGTTAACTAAACTCGGGGATAATAACAAGATGTTCA TTCTGTCAGAAGAGTGGTGCCTAGCTATTAACAATATGGATTACATCCGTCAGAGCTTACCATCTTTCATAAAG GAACTTGGCATCGACAATGTCATCCAAAAACTGGGAGAATATCGCACAAATTTAGAGGCGGACAGATGCTCATCTACTATTCATGCTGTTATTGAAAATGCTTTAGACACCGAACGCAATCAAATTGTTGAGCtcattgaaattgttgcccATAAAATGGCACCCCCAATGAAACTCTATTTGGCCGAAGGTGCGGAAGTCCTTCATAAGGACTCAAATTCAATGGACCAGCTGATGATGTACTTAGAAAGTTCATTGGATACTCTCTACAACACACTTAACGAGGTTAACTTTGGAAGAATACTGGAGAGCATTTGGTCAGAGCTATCAATAATACTGTATGACCTAATTCAATCAAATCTTGAT aaaCGACGGCCACCAgcatatttcaaaaatttaaaGGAAACTCTTCAGACAAtgatttattgttttaaaatgGGTAACGTTGAAACGGACGTAGACATTTTGTCCACAATTAAAATTAGGTTGGACGCGTATGCCCTTGAAACGGCAGATCTTATTCATCAATATTATATGGAGCGATTGGAATATCAAAAAAATCAACCTTTATCACCCTTTGGTCAACTTACCATTAGGGCTGAGTTTACAGATTCAAGTTTATTA cTTACCATTTTAAATGCGCGCAATTTGCTTCCAATGGACTCAAATGGCTTGGTCGATTCATTTACTAAAGCTAGTTTCATGCCCACAATTCGATTCAATGGTGTATCACCAGTTAAGACTACTGTTCaccataaaaattgttttccactGTACGATCAGGAATTTTGTAT aATTTTGAATGAGCAGCAGATGGCCGCAGGAGATAGCTTGATTTTGTTCAGTGTAAAAGATAAGGATCTATTTGGCATGTCAAGTCAGTACATAGGAGAATGCTATATATCATTCACAGATCTCAGGGAATCTGAAGGAGAACAAATAATTATGAACTTGTCTCGCCCGGAGTATACAG attCCGATACACTACGTGCTCTGGAATTTAGACAAGGCGATAAACAGGCTAAGGACTTcataaaaaaattgaaaaacaaatcGTATTCCTAA